Below is a genomic region from Rhinolophus sinicus isolate RSC01 linkage group LG11, ASM3656204v1, whole genome shotgun sequence.
GTTTATAGAGCAAAACCAGAAAAGAGGGTAGAGAAAGTTTTTAAAGCAGTAAGGTTGACTGTTTTTCTGAACTGAGGAAATGCACCAGTGCGGACATTCAAGAAATCTAACCCAAACCAAGGAAGATAATTAAGAAGGAATTCACACGTTGATGCATAACAGTGCAGCAGTAGgacatcaaaacaaaaagaatagcTTCATGGGAGCTGCGAAAATCAGACAGATGACCTTGGAAGAAGTGATGGTTGGAATGGGCCTGATGTCTTAACAATAACAAAGAACCAGAGAACAATGGAAGCAGATTTTCAATGTGCTGAGAGCAAACAGCACTCAACCTAAAATTCTGCGCTCAGGGAAAACAGCCGACAGAACTGAGGGCAAAACACCCACATCTCAGACTGCAAAGACTGAACTCTCCTGCCACCTGCACAACCTCACTAAAGGAATGTCTAAACGATTTACTTGAGGCAAGAGGAAAGTATTCCCAGATGGGAAATccgaggttaaaaaaaaaaaaaagactatgtcTAAACGAACAGAGACAgtataaataatagaaacaacCTTTAGGGTACTATATAGATACGGAGGGAGAATGGGAATGGAATTAAAATGTTGCAAAGTCAGAGCAGCTAtgaactgggagaaaatgtttgccttCTCCCACATATCGCATAAGGAACttgtaaatatatttgataagagCTGACAAAGAacaacatatataaagaattcttaaaatccATTAATAAAAAGACTAACAGTccaatttaaaaaaggcaaaatatacaAACAAGCATTTTTGACATATAATAAACTGTATATAATTATTGGATGAATTTTTGCGTATGtatcacctgtgaagccatcaccACAACTAAGTGAGGACTATATCCACCAGCCACAAACATCTCCTCACGCCCGGTAGTGACCCCTGGCCTCCTGCCCACTCTCGCTCCAGGCAAACACTCACGTATATGGCACTTTGCATGGCAAGTGTCCCTTGATGTGAGTGTGCGTGGCTGAGACCCAGACTCAGAGCTGAGACCTCTGACCTCCCTGGAGGATGAGATGagaatgatggtgatgatgatggtttCCTGTAACATGGCAATTTGTTGATTCCAAACACAGATTTAGAAAGAATTTTAGGTAATCGAGTGCTTCTTCACAGTTAGAAAGAACTGGACAACCACTGCCGTAGATACtccattttttcatatttgtggATAAACAGAGATGAGATTGGTGTTTGGCTTGAAATCTCCCAGGTGTCATCTGAAACCAGCACCgctctggagggcagggagagacccCAGAAAcaggcagaccactccagatggGGAAGTGGCAGTTCAATGAGCAAGtcaactttcctttctttcattaaatttattgaagtgacaatggttaggaaaattacataggtttcaagtgtccagATCTATCACACATCATCTACATATTTGCACTGGGTGCTCCCCACACAGagcctccttccatcaccatatgtttggcCCCTTCACCCTCTCCTACCTCCCCCTACCCGCTTACCCTCAGGGGAACTTTCTACAAAGCTTGTCTTGGCCAGCCCCAAGAAGCTCCTGCCTGCCAGATCTGAGAAGTATACACAGAGGCCTTAGCTGGGCGAGTACATAAGCCCTCTTGATACTCTCAACAATATATTACTATTTCAAGGTTGTGTCCTCAGGGCAACTCCTGGGAACAGAAAGGGCAACTGAATACACATTCCAGGAACAGGATGAGGGAGGTCGGGGCAGGAAGGGGTGATGGGAGGGAGTTTCCAATTGCCCAGGTCCAGGTTCCCGGACAATCAGGGGTCACATCCTCTCCATGACCTACCGCAATTAACTGAACACCATGGGTTCACCTCTGGGAGTGTTTGAGCCAAAGGAACACCAGACTTGTGGGattaaaggattttatttttactggttttatttttactggCTTAAGATTACAGCTAGTCACAGATGCTCTGCAGGGAGAGAGGCAAGCGAACACATACCCCGGCCTTGCTTTTCTACCCCCACAGATCTACTGCTTGGACTTCCCAGTGGTAGAAGCCAAACAGAAGCCAGAGAGCAGGAGATGCCACTGGTGGAGTCCATGTGGGTCAGCCTCTGTGGGCAGAGAGCTGGGTGAAGGGCGAGGTGTAGATCTGCAGATGCAAAGGAAACATATTTGGCGCAGAAGAGATTTGCAAGTTACAGTCAGGGACATTTTAAGTTAGGATGGTACcttaagaaagagagagagaaaagaaaacaataagagaATTTCTCAACTTCCAGACGCCATGACCCTCAGAAGTGTCCTCCTGGGGAAGCCTGATGCGTCACTAATGAAGCACTACAGCCGTGGACTGAAATAACAGGCGTCACCAGTGGTGCTAACGCCACACGTGTGCGGGACTTCTTATCTGAATTGTCCTAAATTGAGTCTTTGAACGGTACAGAATATATTATTGCCCGATTATGCCAATTTTGTGACTTCTTAAATGTGTCGCATCACGAGGGGGGACAGGTGGAAATGGGGAGAGAGCTGGCATAATAAACCATCCTGAAGCTTAGCGGTTTAAAACAACAGCCATTATTTCCCTCTCTCAGGAATCGGCGATTAGACAGGACGTGGTGGGGATGGCTCCTTTAGGCTCTTTGCAGCTTCATGGGAGGGGGCTCAGTTGGCAGCTGGGGAATCTGTTTCCGTGATGCCTGACTTGCACGGCTGGCACGTTGGTTCTGCCTGGCAGAGGAAAGACCAGCCAGGGAAGTGGGCCTGCGACTTCACGTCCTTTTCATGTGGCCTCTCAGTGGGCaacttgggcttcctcacaacatggtggCCAAGTTCAAGGGCAAGCACCCCAAGGGAGCAAGGCGGCATTGTCCCTATCTAACTGTACAAGTCACACGATGTCACTTCAACCATTCACGATTCATCGAAGCAGTCACCAAGTCCATCCAGTTTCTAGGGAGGGGACACAGATCCCAGGACTCAACAGAAAGAGAACAAGCTCAGATTGTAAGAAGAATACATAGGACAGAGGACACTGTTGTAGCATCTTTGGAAAAGACCATGTAAGATATTGCTGTAACTAACTTTGAAAAGACAATCTACCTGATAAACAAATCATCGTAAGCTAAGAAGAAATAAGATTTACGTTACTTCCAAAACCTATCCCATATTTTTGAAATCACCTTAACAATCCTATCTAAAAGCTCTGCAAATACATTCTTTTCAGCTTCTTCtcttatgttttccattttttcctcatatttcatccttagctgttttatttttttctccttttcttcccttagTTTTTCATAATCCTTCTCTACTAGTAGAAGTTCCTTCTGTAATTCATCAGCATAGGTTTTCCTCAAGACCTTTTCCTGACGTTGCagccttttctctgcatccttgtaAATGTCATCAGAAAAGTAGGCCCCTCCGTTGCCCCGCACCATTCTGTCTATTATCTCCACCAGCTCCTGCACTTGAGCTTCCTTCTCAGCCTCGACTGTACTTCTGTTATTGAAGGCACAGCAGCGGTCCCCACACTCTTTGACGAGGTTTCTTAGGTCCACGTCTGATTCGCTTATAAAGTCTTCCAGGCTCTGGTCCTCTAACTCATCTTTACGAGTGAACAAGAGGATCATGTGCTTCATGGCTTCCTTCCCAAACACGGCCTTGACCAATGCAACAGTTTTCTGCTCTTCTTCCGTGTAGCGGCCCAGCCGCACCACCAGGACGATGGCGTGAGGCCCAGGGCACGAGGCGACGACACAGCGGCTGATTTCCTTACAGGTCTTCACCATTGTCTCTTTAGTGTCAAAGAGACCTGGGGTGTCAACAACAAGAAGCTGTCTCCCCTTCCACTTCCGTGATGCTTTCTGACAGCTCTTGGTAACAGCATGGGCGGCAATTTTAGACTCAAATTCTCTTCTCCCAAGGATGGTGTTTGCTGTCCCACTTTTCCCACTGCCGGTTTTCCCCACCAGAACAATCCTCAGAGTGTTGTCCTTAAGGCCGGCCATGATCCTGTCAAGAGGCTCTGGGTTCAGGTACCCACAGACCttaaggaagggaaggagagggaaagggggtcaaTATAGGTCAGTGGGAACCACTTCCAGCCCTCTGTTCTTCTTTTGTTCCTCCTGAAAATTTGTAATAGTCTATTAATCATATTGACTCCAGGAACGACAGAAAGATGAAATGGTTATTACTATGGAAGAAATAGAACAGCAGTTCCAGAGTTTCCCCACAAAGGAGTACCGGGTCCAGGTGCTTTCATAAGGGAGCTCATTTAAACCTTTAAGCTCTGATAATCTCAGTGCTACTTAAACTATTCCTGGtcagttaaaaaagaagaaaaactttccatttttctgtgaatCGAGGATAAGTTGAGCCCACAGGCAAACAAGGACTTCACCAATAACCACAGCTGCCGACGTGTCTCATTTGCGAATACTCATACCAAAACCCTCTATAAATTAtgagacacttaaaaaaaagcaatacattatcatctgatttatttcagaaGCACTAGGGTGGTTAGATATGAGACAGTTGGTTGTTACAACACATCTCATTAAtagattaagaagaaaataacctCGATGCAAAAAGACATTTGGCAAAATTTCACACTGACTCATGtttaaagtatttcataaaattagaattaataGATTCTTCTCTAATATGATTTGATataactataaattaaaaattttttgtccTTACCTTTCCTCCTGCAGCTAAAATAATAGATTATAAAGTTCATTTGGatgaggaaagaataaaactagCCTACACCATCAAGAAACACAACTAAGAGGGACGACTAGCTCTACCAGAGAGTAAAACTTTGTAGTTTCCATAATAAAAGCATTATGATGTTGGTGCATGAAGGGAGAGAAcagtgaaacaaaacagaaaagacagaacTAGACCCAAttaatcatacaatatttattaatattcaattacattatgttaaatttatattcaATAAGGCAGCATCTCACATCAGTTGGAAAAAAAGATGGACTAATAAGCAATTTTGGGGTATCTATGTAACCTTATAGAAGAAGATAAAACTGCATCGATTGCCTCATGCCATTCAAATTCCTAATTggttagaaatttaaatataagaaactaATCCATATTAATAATGGAAAAAACATGGATCAATTCTTTTGAATCAGTTGTTCCCTTTGGAGTCTGCTAAGAAAGCATCCCATTCTTCTGAACACTGACAAACAAAGGGCAAGAATCAAGCATTCCTATTTTGTCTTTCTATATAACTGTACCTAGTGAAGGTGAAAGAGTGCTTGAGGGGAACTTCCTTTCATAGGATTATTCCatctaagaaatgaagaaagagtgATAGAATTCAAATTATCATCATTTGTGACCCTTAGTGAAACAATAAATTTACGCCAGGCAATCATTAAAGTCTGTCAATGTCACAGAAAGAGACACAACCAAAAACATCATGTGCCTCCTGAGGGAAGCATACAGCTGCACCTATGAAGGATCCCCCCAAAGACACAGTCAAACCCTGATCTAACCAAGCCTCTCCCTAAAATATCAATCCACACAGAACACTGGAACTACAAGAGTAGGTGAAATGACAGCTCAAGGATTTAACCAACAAAATGTACTGCCCAAGCCTGTTGGACAAAAAAGTTCCCCTTTCTTAAACACAGAAAATTCCCAGAAAGAAACCAGGAAGGTTGGAAACCTCTATAGGAAGTCAAACTTAAGCAATATCCGATAATTGTAAGTTCTGGATCTTACCTGGATGCAccttcaaatcattttttaaattatgagataatcagtgaaatctgaatacaactagtaagtttttaaaaacttgtcttGCTTTTTGACGTCTGATaatggtaacatttttaaaatggttttaccTTTCAGACATATCgactcaaatatttactgataaacTGAAACAATGTCTgatatttgcttcaaaataatgtgGAGTGGGTGGGCACTAGTGAGCAGATCGATGAAATAAGATGTCCATCGGTTGATAATTATATAATAAGTTTGGTATCGGCACATGGAGGTTCCtgattattctctttttctttgaagaaGTTAAAATTGTCCATGATAAATATCTTAACCTGTGTGTAACATGACCCCTACTGAACACTCTACACCAAGCCTCCTGATAAATATGTGTGTACGTCATTTCACTTACCCCCCACAAGAGCCTGCAGAGaagctaattttattattttaactttttaaacgaGGACATTGATGAGGCTCAAAAATGCTGAAACCCTTGCCCAACATCATGATTCTAAAAGTCCATTTATGACAAACCAGAGATAGAGTAAGGGAGGGCAGGGACGAGAGCCCCCACTCTTTCCAGAATGGTGAACTGGTAGCCAGCTTGGAATTAGGGAGGGCTACCAGGAAGGTTTCGCATACAACGCTCTAGAATAGCCAACCTCTCCCCACcccgctccctcctccctccagatGTCACACTTTTAGGGTCACGGCTTCTCCCTGTGAAATTCTGGAAAGCATTCAGCACACTGAATTCTAGCTTGTCTCTGCCATGAGCGAGTGGGCATCCTGGAGAAGTGCCACCCTCTCTGTCCTCCTGCTTCTGTTGCAGTAAAAAGAGGGATTTAGACTGGGTGGTCTCCAAATTGCCTTCCAGCTCTATAGACCTGCCGTGGGGCCACTAATGTCCTAGGAATGGGAACAGGATGGGTTAGGAGGCAGCCCTCCGTGTCTGTCACCAAGGCAAGTATATGGCAGGTGCACTGGGCAGCACGAGCTCGCCCCATTCAGTATGAGATGGATGCACGCCGGGCTCCTCGCTCCCCTCCCTACCATCCACCCCGACCACTCTGCCAGCGTCCTCCCTGCTGTGCTGCCAGCCTGGACCTGGTCTCCTCTCAACCAGAAGCCACCCCCGCACAGACTCCCTGGACCTGACCGCCCTCACAGCTCTATTGCTTGGGCGCCACTTGTCAGCCAGGCTCACCTTTGCAAGGAGTTGATGACTTCTCAGGTTTTCTCCAAAGaagctgtgtgaactggtgcttTTGCTTTAAGTGTGAGCAGAACGTGTTTGTACCCTTGGAAACCACTGAGCCAGGAAGCTCAGATTGGGTGGAGCCAGTGGAAGAACTGTTTGCCTTTAAAGAGACAGAAATACTGTCCCATCATTTGGTTGGTGGGTGCTGTGGTTTTCTCAAGTTAAAACCTTTTCTTCCATGGGCCCCAATTTCCAAAGCCATATTCCTTGATCTGGGTTACAGTGGGAGATCCAAACGGCCCTGTTTAAATGGCCCACATCGTGTCCAGAAAGCCAGGCACAGTGTCTCATCAGTGTCCCTGCTGCAGTGGGAGATCACAGGTGATTCTGGAAGGAAGAAGCCGGGCATGTGACTTGGGGTATCCTGGGCTGCTTGCTAGTCATGGTATATAATATGTGACTTTAGTCTAGTCTTTCAGGAGGGTCTCAAGTTACTTTTTCCAAAATTAGCAAGACTCAGGTACAAAGACCAAAGAACCTAAACCACTGGGAGCCCAGAGTAAGAGGAATAGGAGGCCTGGAAAAAGTGACCTCTAACCACACAGTGTCTCTGGCTTTTTTCATGTGGTTCTTGCAAGCTTGGAGTATAGGTGATGTGACAGGTAAAGCTGCACCCAGGAGGCAGATACAACTTTCCCTCCCAAGCCTGCTgccttcccctgccccaggcccggCAGAGACAGCTTATCCTAAACCTACCCAGCGAATGGCTCCCACCTGCACTGGAAATTCTCTTGAGGCAAGAGGCAGGCTGTCAAAGCTCTCACGGTTCACAAGATGTTCCAGTTGTCTGTTGCATCgccataaaaatattaagttcttTATGATGAACTTTGGTTCACTAGATTGAGAGGCTAGATTAGTCAATGCTTAAGCTTGAGGGTAAGTACTAAGATGACAGATGTGGCAGGAAGTAGCCAACATGATGGTATCCATACAGGGAAACAGATTTGGAAATGATGGTGTCAATGACCAATTATTGGTGTTAATGACTTGGGTCACCTTGAAGGGTCCCAGGGAAGAGTTTTCTGATTCAACAAAGGCACAGATCAGGAGCAGCTCCGTAATTTGCAAGGT
It encodes:
- the GIMAP7 gene encoding GTPase IMAP family member 7 produces the protein MAGLKDNTLRIVLVGKTGSGKSGTANTILGRREFESKIAAHAVTKSCQKASRKWKGRQLLVVDTPGLFDTKETMVKTCKEISRCVVASCPGPHAIVLVVRLGRYTEEEQKTVALVKAVFGKEAMKHMILLFTRKDELEDQSLEDFISESDVDLRNLVKECGDRCCAFNNRSTVEAEKEAQVQELVEIIDRMVRGNGGAYFSDDIYKDAEKRLQRQEKVLRKTYADELQKELLLVEKDYEKLREEKEKKIKQLRMKYEEKMENIREEAEKNVFAELLDRIVKVISKIWDRFWK